A stretch of the Ptychodera flava strain L36383 chromosome 18, AS_Pfla_20210202, whole genome shotgun sequence genome encodes the following:
- the LOC139117130 gene encoding transmembrane protein 161B-like — translation MALFGVQLVLSMAMASTLSKLAPLFSLARWLLCRGTLVRYLHPSDNELRKLAGIPTTNNFKGKGRRDRKGAREPEDKTFTMPRNTNVQLDTAPIQAIDVIHLHFYTEFQWLLDFSVCALTVYVITEIYYEAVKPVAEFNLSLVWIFLVILFALKIMYTLTALYFQGEDTGERALCLTFGFFFLVLGMAVLIIDEEVLELQLDEAYESFSSNASAFLHDQGMESSGPLSQITFKFILAIIGAVVGSFLTFPGLRFAKMHIDSLKYSKDNPMKQVFLHLNFLMPLFVVLSWIKPISRDYLMDPVLGKKLIGVNEPVFTSDGFELTRMVLIGWMCGLRLLLINTHLQAYLNMAHDRIETMKKEAGRISNVELQRKVARVFYYLCVVALQYVAPVLLLLYSTFLLKTLGGYNTGIFNEFYSEENTVSSSKASSASDLPSNETSEAIAAATKEFTLAFSSLRNIFTPVFYRGVFSFFCWWLCLSWFLTSVFGIVYYSYFTT, via the exons ATG GCGCTGTTTGGTGTTCAGTTAGTACTGAGCATGGCCATGGCCAGCACACTCTCCAAGCTTGCTCCTTTGTTCTCATTGGCCAGATGGCTACTCTGCAGGGG CACGTTGGTGAGATACCTTCACCCGTCTGATAACGAACTGAGGAAGCTAGCAGGAATACCAACCACCAATAATTTCAAAGGCAAGGGAAGGAGAGATAG GAAAGGAGCAAGAGAACCTGAAGACAAGACATTTACAATGCCTAGGAATACAAATGTCCAGCTAGACACTGCCCCTATACAAGCTATCGATGTCATACATCTTCACTTCTACACAGAATTCCAGTGGTTGTTGGATTTCTCTGTGTGTGCATTAACTGTTTACGTCATCACTGAGATCTACTACGAGGCTGTCAAACCCGTTGCTGAGTTCAATCTCAGTCTTGTGTGGATTTTTCTCGTCATTCTCTTTGCCCT TAAGATCATGTACACATTAACAGCACTGTACTTCCAAGGTGAGGACACTGGAGAGAGGGCGCTCTGCCTAACGTTTGGTTTCTTCTTCCTAGTACTTGGCATGGCAGTGTTAATCATTGATGAGGAGGTGCTGGAATTGCAATTAGATGAAG CTTATGAGAGTTTCTCCAGCAATGCGTCTGCATTTCTCCATGATCAGGGTATGGAGTCTAGTGGCCCACTATCCCAGATAACCTTCAAATTTATCCTAGCAATAATTGGTGCTGTTGTTGGATCTTTCTTAACATTTCCCGGTCTTCGCTTCGCCAAGATGCACATTGATTCCCTGAAATACAGCAAGGACAATCCAATGAAACA GGTTTTTCTTCATTTAAATTTCCTGATGCCTCTGTTTGTAGTGTTATCCTGGATTAAGCCAATCTCAAGGGATTACCTGATGGATCCAGTACTGGGCAAGAAACTGATTGGTGTCAATGAACCAGT ATTCACCTCAGATGGATTCGAATTGACCAGGATGGTGTTGATTGGCTGGATGTGCGGGCTTCGTCTTCTGCTGATAAACACACACCTGCAGGCGTATCTCAACATGGCGCACGACAGGATTGAGACTATGAAGAAAGAAGCTGGCAGAATCAGCAATGTAGAATTGCAAAGAAAG gttGCCAGGGTATTCTACTATCTGTGTGTTGTTGCACTGCAGTACGTAGCTCCAGTACTTTTGCTTCTGTATTCGACATTTCTTCTTAAAACTTTAG GCGGTTATAATACaggaatatttaatgaattttattcTGAAGAAAATACAGTTTCATCATCAAAAGCGTCTTCGGCGTCAGATCTGCCTTCCAATGAAACCAGCGAGGCCATCGCAGCGGCAACCAAAGAGTTCACCCTGGCATTTAGTTCCCTCAGGAATATTTTTACTCCAGTATTTTATCGCGGCGTCTTCTCATTCTTCTGCTGGTGGCTGTGCCTTTCATGGTTTCTGACCAGTGTCTTTGGCATAGTCTATTATTCCTATTTCACTACTTAA